From Brassica oleracea var. oleracea cultivar TO1000 chromosome C3, BOL, whole genome shotgun sequence, a single genomic window includes:
- the LOC106336343 gene encoding uncharacterized protein LOC106336343 produces MGDPLQHFVTSRNSVRAAGKDFPKRSLVAAIPRAVHQTIGKHVSFSRNGSGTVQNAAVFLLKVAVLEIVRRVSKAKCPHLWNTLQALQCFCYPPLKWIRRWAPFKDFIKAMQILSRPLLVLTIAEALTDQSESKQEAPGGTASNASSESQSEPQTSQSLSDIRIEDEATHPVSSQDWVKQLYEELEKQRLSLPERINEDELHRFYSVSNGDFTSLLSSIKKTIHWRETYRLLSEEELETWSSLVFWHGYDRNQRPCLIVRLGLAFVNLPSHERPRFAQAIISQVEHGVLHRLNPENSELTVLVDCEGLSPLRIPMQMLRSCSSILQDHFPNRLGCLFIIRLPPVVRVISQTFIQILRPTTRKKLRIEGETFHRILSEYLQTLPSYLGSDCNCKRCSNLSEQDSPQPQTHTRSKIGTSGETEQLDISSWSYDVQTPNLAYEGEPSPNVCSQVLRTSIVFVLMLWLFGALLAGVVDPESRPF; encoded by the exons ATGGGAGACCCATTACAGCATTTTGTTACAAGTAGAAACTCTGTGAGGGCGGCTGGGAAAGACTTTCCTAAGAGAAGCCTAGTAGCTGCTATTCCAAGAGCTGTTCACCAGACGATCGGTAAGCATGTCTCTTTCTCAAGAAATGGCAGTGGAACCGTGCAAAACGCAGCTGTTTTTCTGCTCAAAGTCGCTGTTTTAGAAATCGTTCGGAGAGTTTCAAAGGCAAAGTGTCCTCATTTATGGAACACTCTTCAGGCGTTGCAATGCTTCTGTTATCCTCCTCTTAAGTGGATTCGGAGATGGGCTCCCTTCAAGGATTTCATCAAGGCAATGCAG ATACTGTCTCGGCCATTATTGGTCCTCACGATTGCGGAGGCTCTCACAGACCAGTCAGAGTCAAAGCAAGAAGCCCCAGGTGGTACTGCCTCTAATGCATCTTCAGAATCACAATCTGAGCCACAGACGTCTCAGTCTCTATCAGACATAAG AATTGAAGATGAGGCTACACATCCTGTATCTTCACAAGACTGGGTTAAACAACTCTACGAAGAACTGGAAAAGCAGAGACTTAGCTTGCCAGAGAG AATCAATGAGGATGAGCTTCATAGATTTTATAGTGTGTCAAACGGAGACTTCACTTCCTTACTATCGTCAATTAAAAAGACAATCCATTGGAGGGAGACTTACAGACTTCTATCAGAAGAAGAACTTGAGACATGGTCAAGTTTAGTCTTCTGGCATGGATACGACAGGAACCAAAGACCTTGCCTCATTGTACGATTGGGGCTTGCTTTTGTAAATTTGCCATCTCATGAAAGACCTCGTTTCGCTCAGGCAATCA TTTCTCAGGTAGAGCACGGCGTTCTGCATCGTCTAAACCCGGAGAATTCGGAACTTACGGTATTAGTGGACTGTGAAGGATTGTCTCCTCTGAGGATTCCAATGCAGATGTTGAGATCTTGTTCTTCAATTCTCCAAGATCACTTCCCCAACCGTCTCGGCTGCCTATTCATCATTCGCCTTCCTCCTGTTGTCCGAGTCATTTCTCAGACTTTCATACAA ATTCTCAGACCAACCACACGCAAGAAATTGAGAATTGAAGGGGAAACTTTCCACCGAATCCTCTCTGAATATCTCCAGACACTTCCTTCATACCTTGGCAGCGACTGCAACTGCAAAAGATGCTCAAATCTCAGCGAACAAGATTCACCACAACCACAAACACACACGAGAAGCAAGATAGGAACCTCGGGAGAGACAGAGCAGCTAGACATCAGCAGCTGGAGTTACGACGTCCAGACACCTAATTTAGCTTATGAGGGAGAACCGAGCCCGAACGTATGTAGCCAAGTGTTGCGGACATCAATAGTGTTTGTACTCATGCTTTGGCTCTTCGGTGCACTGCTGGCTGGAGTTGTCGATCCTGAGAGCAGACCCTTTTAG
- the LOC106330643 gene encoding uncharacterized protein LOC106330643 → MEASHILLGRPWQYDRRVNHDGFTNKHSFEFNGKKTDTSAFTPKEVHEDQLQLQKKKEKEIDLKPDQNKHHSLFAKQRIKRILYSQNSIILLMFKETLLTVTDHTPDQPSELVSLLQEYADVFPEDSPIGLPPVRGIEHQIDFVPGSTLPNRPAYRTNPVETKELQRQVEELMEKGHIRESLSPCYLTRSIQLTHGMR, encoded by the coding sequence ATGGAAGCCAGTCATATACTCCTTGGAAGACCCTGGCAGTATGATAGACGTGTGAATCATGATGGCTTCACCAACAAGCACTCATTTGAATTCAATGGAAAGAAGACTGATACTAGTGCCTTTACTCCTAAAGAGGTTCATGAAGATCAACTCCAGCTTCAGAAAAAGAAGGAGAAAGAGATAGACCTCAAACCTGATCAGAACAAGCATCACAGCCTCTTTGCCAAACAGAGAATCAAAAGAATTCTTTACTCTCAAAATTCTATTATCTTGCTTATGTTTAAGGAGACTTTACTAACAGTCACTGATCACACACCGGATCAACCGAGTGAACTAGTCTCTCTTTTACAGGAATATGCAGATGTGTTTCCAGAAGATAGCCCCATTGGATTGCCTCCAGTTCGTGGGATTGAGCACCAAATCGACTTTGTACCTGGTTCAACACTACCAAACAGACCTGCATACAGAACTAATCCAGTGGAGACTAAAGAATTGCAAAGACAAGTGGAGGAGCTGATGGAGAAGGGTCATATCCGAGAGAGCTTGAGTCCCTGTTACTTAACCAGGAGTATCCAGCTGACTCATGGCATGAGATGA